Within the Periophthalmus magnuspinnatus isolate fPerMag1 chromosome 7, fPerMag1.2.pri, whole genome shotgun sequence genome, the region ccactaatgaaaccactgaacatcacatcaggtttgtcaagttgctgtgtacagtatcatgtttttgtatacagtatttatggagaattgtcgtgtgggagcgtgggtgacgtaggcttgggggcggagccttgtacagaatcatACACCTAACCATAAGGTGGGTTTGAATAGGGTCCGGGAGAGATTATTAAATTggtcaaacatacatggatgttTTGTCAATACTAATATTTCTAGCtttatttcaatactaagaaatagactcaataccaataccatgatgataataaaaacatctttcatctttctatagacaataagatcattctaaagaagattcatttctgtcctgtcaatgggccttttttagtatttatatctagttttgatagatagttttaatattgattagtatctgactttCAACACTTTTAATACACCCTTAATGACACACTTGCCCCCTCTCACCTCACTGCCCTCGTGGCTGCTGCCCTCCTCAGACTGGATCAGGtggctctccctctgtccctgtggTAACTTGGATCCTTGGGGTCCCTGGGGTCCCTGGGGTCCCTGGGGTCCCTGGGGTCCCTGGGGTCCCTGGGGTTCCTGGGGTCCCTGTGGTACCTTGGATCCTTGGGGTCCCTGGGGTCCCTGGGGTTCCTGGGGTCCCTGTGGTACCTTGGATCCTTGGGGTCCCTGGGGTCCCTGTGGTCCCTTGGGTCCTTGAGGTTCCTGTGGTTCCCGTGGACcgccccctctctcctgctctctgctcctcagtctgaACACTACCGTTGGCTCCTTGCTTTGATTCTGCAGCGCGACGTTCGGTTTGTGCCACACCTGCCCCGCGGCAAGTCGTCTGGAGGCGTGGCTGTTCAGGTGCTGAGTGGAGGGGATCAGGTTTGGGAAGCGCGGTTTGGAGCactgtaagaaaaaaacaaaaaaacaaaaacaaacttgattgattgattgatagtGAATTGGAAccggagttgatggagctgcatcacactcatgctcactttctatttggaatagGACAGTTAGTGGTTAACACTATGGTAcagcaaggaaagtttatttgtatagcacaatttgtacacaaagctttaaagaataagaaattaaaatcacaatacaacaaatcaaaacataaataatcatcataaatggatatgcacagctaaacagaacagtttgagcctggatttaaacattgtcaaagtacaggcctgtctcacatcttcaggaagattgttacAGGTTTGAGCTGCAGAAAACAGAAACGTTCAttctcctggtttagccttggttcagtcctggtttagtcctggtttagtcctggtttagtcctggtttagccctggttcagtcctggtttagtcctggtttagccctggttcagtcctggtttagtcctcagtgtgacatggttcatatggcactaacatgtcggagatgtactttggtgctaggccatggagagacttgttcacagtTAAAGTCTCTgaaccacaggagccagtgcagagacctgagcacaggacacatgtgtgtacttagttctagtcaggactcaGCAGTGTTTTGGATGTACTGCATCTGTCTTAGGCCAgtgaggccagtgagcaggccagtATCCTTCTACATATACACTCTATGACCTACACatagaagaacatgcaaactgtgaATGACCTGGGAGGAGGCGGTGGCCGTAGCCCAGTCCGGAGGCTCACCGAGGGGGGACCATGAAGGCAGAGGATTCGAGGTGCTCTTCAGAGGCTGGGGTCGGCATGGTACTGGGGCATGGAGGATGTGTCTGCTGGGGGCATGGACCTCTGCTatgggggagagggaggtgagagagacggaggagagggaggaggagagagaggagggagggaggctcTTTCCAGGAGGAGAGCTGGAGTGTGTGTGGTCCTCACTGTGAGATctgacagaaacagagagacataAAACCCCTGTAAGATTTCAGCCTGTTAAAGGACTGCCTCCTACAGCCCCCTACTGGTCAGTTTGTCGGTTTATGTCATTTACAGTTCATTTATatctgttatagacctggtttaatcctagacTAGACCTAGAATTTTCCTGGTCACGTTCATTCTGCCCAGACGGAATAAGGGatatgagtgaagtgtcttgcccatatACCATCCCGGACTCTGAACATGAGGCAGGCTGACAAAAAcgtgtttacatatttaaattgTTAGTCTTATATATCGTTTTTACCATTTTGTgccttattcattcactccagagTTCGGTGGAGGTAAGGTGATATTGTaaccatagctgccctgggacagactgagaaaaccaaggctgccaatctgcagcATTGGCCCTTCCCACcaccagcactcacacacattcacactagTCCATGtgtgtgaaatgtcttgcctaaggacacaacactaCTGGACCAGCCCTTCTTAGCaaaagagaccagaccagatgtTGTTCAGTCTCACCTTCTGTCCACGACTCGAGGCTGAGGTTTCCATGATGGAGGGGCGGAGTTTGGGAGGGGCTTATATGACtcctgaaacacaaaaacagaaaaataaaaacactgagaaTGAGCTAAAAAAATACAGTGCAAAAACTCCTGCAGCAGTGATCAGAGCCGAGGTTTACAGACTTACAAAGAGACTGCGGGGCCACTCTCTCACATGACGACTCTCACTTTGAGAATCTGTTTGGGTGGGAACAGGAaaacatcaggaaaaaaaaaaaaaaaacatttggaacTGTGTACTATGTTTCTTGTTTAATCTTTAACATAATGGAAGATTTTCTACACATCAGAGAGGCTCTTTTGTCCTGAAGGTAATTACTCTCCTCAATGTCAAAGAACTGTTGCCGCACATTGGCAGTCACATCTCTGCTGGTCAGCCCCAAGGCAGCTGTAGCTCCACTAGTGAATGAATGATGCTGTCATAAGAAAAGTGTCCAAATAATAAAGGCTTTGTCCAAACAAAGGCTTTATTAGTACAAATTAAAAAGAACTGAcactttgcataatactcctTGGGGGTGTGAAGCTAGCTGGAGGCATCGCTCTGTCTGAatctctgttactcaagtttaatctgatctttattttaacacaatctgaccataaagacctgacttatctgaactacaacaggtgagctgaattgtgctgttaaacaagtccctctcaaataacattacaatcacaagctagcgagcattagccaacagtttttcagttagtctcgCTCACCTTTGTGTCAtcatggaaactgctgaacattccttcacagacatacatgcagaacactcCCAGCGTGATgtgactgcaaagtatcaatacttacCCGTGTCGAGTCTTGTAGGTGCCTCCACCTTCACTGTAGCATCGCCCTCTCCTGTCTGACTGCTGCTCCTGCCCAGAACTCTGCTGATCAGGGCCATGGGGAGGGAGCGGTCAGGGGAGGAGCTTGTCTTCACCTCCACAGGGTCAGAACTGGAGTGGCCGGTCTGACTGAACACAAACGAACAGGAGAGAGGACATTTATTGTGGGTTAATATAAACTTACTGTCCTTGTAAATaattgcatttgacccatccttcatggTCTCttggttaaacctgcatttgacccatccttctgcTTCTCTGGGTTAAACTTATCAGGAGTAGTGGGACCCACCTCCGAAtcttgatctagtcctggtcaggacaaacttagctggaggatttgacctgttgtgcctgttttgggttgatggggaaaccagaaacacagagagaacatgcaaactcctcacAGGTGTGGGAGTCGAACCAGTCACCTTCTTGCACCTTCTTGCTCTTAGGCACCATGTTTCCCAGgcttttaaagatgcaccatgtaacttttccggctGATGGTCCctgacctgctcctctcctttgaGTTCTTGTATTTATGTAcaccacatgtttttattgcttggaCTGGCTCATTTGCCTGTTGAGATATGAGGTAAAGTGATGCAATACAAGAGGAAAATGAGCACAGCATGTGGCAACGTTTAGAGTAGTGTCTGTCGCCCTCTGTTGGCAGCAGTGATGGAGTGAAGCTTTTtgaattttaagtttaaatcttTAGTAAAATGTTGTATATCTTGTTGTTGTAGTTTAGAGACAGACGATTactcaaacagaaacacattCTTTAACTTTTTCTTTATTGTCACATTTGCATTgacctgtgttttatttttttctgacattgtGATCCTGTCAGTTCAGGATCATGTAATGTTGTCTCTTGCCAAGTCAATCTTTAATAAATCCAATCTGATCTGATCCTTTACCATATCTCGTATTTAAAATTTCCATTGCAAATTAAGGACATAAACATAAAGACTTACTCTAGAGCCGCTCGCAGACTCCTGTTCTCGTCCCTCAGCATCTTGTTCTCCTTCTTCAGGTTGTTTATGTCGGACACTTCACAACAAACGAACAACCAAATATCAAAAAGCTGATCAGCACTGAACAACCACTCACCCTCTCCACTCAGATAAATTTATATCTATAAGGATGTGTGAGGTGACATAACATAATATATATACAACATAACTGTGTATGGTCAGTCAGTGGCAGGGTTAAACCACCAATTACCACGGGGTTACTGCTTTAATAGGCTTGACATTTGGGAAATATAATGTACTTAAACTGGGTACTGTCTGGTTTGTAGGCTTAACCCACTACACCACTGCAGCCCCAGGTGTTATGAAATATATGATTAAGTTTATAACAAAATGGTTGTATAGTAAAGTGGGTATTGAACCAGTGACCTCCTTGTTGAGTACTGGTAGTAACTTTCTGATAAAATAGTATTTCTTTGAGTAGTTTTCATAGTTTTCAAAAACCATACGTTACTCTAATCTTAATGTCGTTTTCaaattttctcatttttgtgtttatcttaaaaaaatattttgtgaatCATTTATAGTTTTTCAAATAACATGAACTCTAATGCAAATTGTGTGTGGAAATTGAACTAGCGACCCTTCTGTACTGTACCCATCTTACTCATAAGTGTGATGAGTCGGAGTATTGACCTTCTAACCCTCTGGTTCTTACTCATGAGTGTGATGTGTTTGGGGTACTGAACCTGTAAC harbors:
- the rbbp8l gene encoding RBBP8 N-terminal-like protein, coding for MCRTPRVEDNMDDFNDLLLKLQECHEREIEGWQVKLQELANKKGCDTKRMEELYTRNQQMKEQQRILTENIKTLENRLRAGLCDRCTVTQEVAKKRQQEIETLHLQSVQHIRLMVSDINNLKKENKMLRDENRSLRAALDQTGHSSSDPVEVKTSSSPDRSLPMALISRVLGRSSSQTGEGDATVKVEAPTRLDTDSQSESRHVREWPRSLFESYKPLPNSAPPSWKPQPRVVDRRSHSEDHTHSSSPPGKSLPPSSLSSSLSSVSLTSLSPIAEVHAPSRHILHAPVPCRPQPLKSTSNPLPSWSPLGEPPDWATATASSQCSKPRFPNLIPSTQHLNSHASRRLAAGQVWHKPNVALQNQSKEPTVVFRLRSREQERGGGPREPQEPQGPKGPQGPQGPQGSKVPQGPQEPQGPQGPQGSKVPQGPQEPQGPQGPQGPQGPQGPQGPQGSKLPQGQRESHLIQSEEGSSHEGSECEGPLDLSDTGRTKAVPRDSSPPGGTVQADAAGGAVQSGDETCAEPQSAPEATTTMNVKERTEERPEERAEESSDTKNNKVVKQKEQVNGKEEQGKKVPVLTISLRPVVVLESLNSAAQKHDSSSSNQNSPDEAGGGSSSDEREEDSGDSVCGNKRKRDESDSDESVSPQRKVMITVRSEKKR